The following coding sequences lie in one Pontibacter sp. G13 genomic window:
- a CDS encoding sterol desaturase family protein, which produces MGGLQYAALIVPVLLLLVFLEYLISKKRGVDAYSFSDTLVNICCGMIERLFDAFWVLMMYFVYGYLYENVALWKLEELIQMTGLPTWLATGILFTVGLFVADLLAYWHHRLSHEINFLWASHIVHHQSEELNLTTVFRVSAFAIFNRAFFFIWMPIFGFSPEITTFGTVFIGLYQFVTHSRLVGKLGIIEHFMVTPSHHRVHHARNEKYIDTNYGHVFIIWDKMFGTFRVEEEEPDYGITTGLESSSPYGAYFFYWKDMFVRARKAKNWGDKFKIFIKPPAWTPEDVGYNPDRYKVDENGNRIKYRNEMPFRLSLYVFLNVMMSLAGFLMVLTAQKSVVADIELWTDQLLTLVSNPTVMAISALVIFSVVSYGFLMDRKPYALKFEFLRIAIHAVVFPILFWNHDWSLAIVGGFEVVMFIFAFWAIRMRDYFVEESVPAKELEHA; this is translated from the coding sequence ATGGGAGGTCTGCAATACGCGGCATTGATCGTTCCAGTCCTACTGTTGCTGGTATTTCTGGAATACCTTATCTCCAAAAAACGGGGAGTGGATGCCTATTCCTTCTCCGACACCTTGGTGAACATCTGCTGCGGGATGATCGAACGCCTGTTTGACGCGTTCTGGGTGTTGATGATGTACTTCGTCTATGGGTACCTCTACGAAAACGTAGCCCTCTGGAAACTGGAAGAACTCATCCAGATGACCGGGCTTCCTACTTGGCTGGCGACCGGCATCCTGTTTACGGTAGGTCTGTTTGTCGCAGATTTGCTCGCTTACTGGCACCACCGCCTCAGCCACGAGATCAATTTCCTCTGGGCTTCGCACATCGTACACCACCAAAGTGAGGAACTCAACCTCACCACGGTTTTCCGCGTGTCCGCATTTGCGATCTTCAACCGTGCGTTCTTCTTCATCTGGATGCCGATCTTCGGATTCAGCCCTGAGATCACCACATTTGGAACCGTCTTCATTGGACTTTACCAGTTTGTGACGCATTCCCGTCTGGTCGGAAAATTGGGCATCATCGAGCATTTCATGGTGACACCTTCCCACCACCGTGTACACCACGCGCGCAACGAAAAGTATATCGATACCAACTACGGCCACGTCTTCATCATCTGGGACAAAATGTTCGGCACATTCCGTGTGGAAGAAGAAGAGCCGGATTACGGGATCACAACGGGTCTGGAATCCTCTAGCCCTTACGGAGCCTACTTCTTCTACTGGAAGGACATGTTTGTCCGGGCACGCAAGGCCAAAAACTGGGGCGACAAATTCAAGATCTTCATCAAACCTCCCGCGTGGACTCCTGAGGATGTGGGCTACAACCCCGATAGATACAAAGTCGACGAAAACGGCAACCGGATCAAATACCGCAACGAGATGCCTTTCCGCCTCTCCTTGTATGTATTCCTGAATGTCATGATGTCCTTGGCCGGATTCCTCATGGTATTGACTGCACAGAAATCTGTCGTGGCCGATATCGAGCTCTGGACCGACCAGTTGCTGACCTTGGTATCCAACCCGACCGTCATGGCGATCAGCGCCTTGGTTATATTCTCCGTCGTTTCCTACGGATTCCTCATGGACCGCAAGCCTTACGCACTCAAGTTCGAGTTCCTGCGTATCGCAATTCATGCCGTGGTATTCCCGATCCTGTTCTGGAACCACGACTGGTCCTTGGCGATTGTAGGAGGCTTTGAGGTGGTCATGTTCATCTTTGCCTTCTGGGCGATTCGGATGCGTGATTATTTCGTCGAAGAATCCGTTCCTGCCAAAGAGCTCGAACACGCCTAG
- a CDS encoding FAD-dependent oxidoreductase, with amino-acid sequence MHLSYWESDSFFSHIDCAIIGSGIVGLNAAIELKRLHPNWRIVVLERGAIPSGASTKNAGFACFGSMTELMADLTSHSEQELMDLIQLRWKGLQFMRETLGDAPLKFDPCGGFELFRPQEESVFEACMDSISYFNQLVQSATGLADTFSLTDDQIEYWGFQGISHAIFNQHEGAIHTGEMMKGWLGLAQSIGIEIFTGITIEAIHHSNQQVELLTNAGFPLHAERVLVATNGFAKRLLPELPVLPARNQVLVTEPIPKLTVRGTFHYHEGYVYVRNIGNRLLIGGGRHLAQASETTDQFGLTDQIRTYLTDILAQTLLPNQPFQIAHAWSGIMGIGTQKRPIVQQTDDRIWVAVRLGGMGVAIGSQIGREAAQLLSS; translated from the coding sequence ATGCATCTTTCCTATTGGGAATCTGACAGTTTTTTCTCTCACATCGACTGCGCAATCATTGGAAGCGGAATCGTAGGGCTCAATGCTGCCATCGAACTCAAGCGGCTCCACCCCAATTGGCGGATCGTGGTTTTGGAGCGAGGCGCAATTCCATCAGGTGCCTCGACCAAGAATGCGGGATTTGCATGCTTTGGCAGTATGACCGAGCTTATGGCGGATCTGACCTCGCATTCGGAGCAGGAATTGATGGATCTGATCCAACTCCGATGGAAAGGGCTCCAATTCATGCGCGAAACCTTGGGGGATGCTCCGTTGAAATTTGATCCGTGCGGAGGCTTTGAACTCTTTCGCCCTCAGGAGGAATCGGTGTTCGAGGCATGTATGGATAGCATCAGCTACTTCAATCAATTGGTACAATCTGCTACCGGACTGGCCGACACCTTTTCTTTAACGGACGATCAAATCGAATACTGGGGATTTCAAGGGATTTCCCATGCGATATTCAACCAACACGAAGGCGCCATCCATACCGGCGAAATGATGAAGGGTTGGCTGGGACTGGCGCAGTCTATTGGGATCGAGATCTTTACGGGAATAACCATTGAAGCCATCCATCATTCGAACCAGCAGGTAGAACTCCTCACGAATGCTGGGTTTCCACTCCATGCAGAGCGTGTCCTAGTTGCGACCAATGGATTTGCCAAGCGACTGCTCCCAGAATTACCGGTTCTGCCTGCCAGAAATCAAGTCCTGGTCACCGAACCCATTCCCAAGCTGACCGTACGTGGTACCTTTCACTACCATGAGGGATATGTTTACGTTCGCAACATTGGCAACCGACTGTTGATCGGAGGGGGCCGTCATTTGGCACAAGCCTCCGAAACCACCGACCAATTTGGGCTGACCGATCAGATCCGGACGTATTTGACCGATATACTCGCACAAACCTTATTGCCCAACCAGCCCTTCCAAATCGCGCACGCGTGGAGCGGAATCATGGGGATAGGCACCCAGAAGCGACCCATTGTCCAACAGACAGATGATCGGATTTGGGTAGCAGTCCGCCTCGGAGGCATGGGGGTTGCGATCGGTTCCCAAATTGGCAGAGAAGCCGCTCAACTCCTCTCATCCTAA
- the ggt gene encoding gamma-glutamyltransferase produces the protein MRFYFLMFLTMICGSMTLQAQDRLTGRNFATRSEVIAQHGMAATSQPLATQAALDILKQGGSAIDAAIAANAVLGLVEPTGNGIGGDLFAIVWDAESQQLHGLNASGRTPESLKLSYFEKEGMTSIPAYGPLPVSVPGCVDGWFELHKKFGKLPMEVVLSPAIDYARNGFPVTELISYYWTLTANRMKDLPNFADTYMTSGQAPQKGDIFKNPRLAYTLELIAKKGRKAFYEGEIAKKIDKHMQEVGGFLSRKDLKNHTSEWVTPVSTNYRGYDVWELPPNGQGIAALQILNILEQYDIAEMGFGSAEYIHTFVEAKKLAYEDRAKFYADPAFNEIPVDELISKQYARERNALLNPKRAARSVPAGKLKDGDTIYLTVADKDGNMVSLIQSNFRGMGSGVIPGDLGFMLQDRGELFTLEEGHFNVYEPGKRPFHTIIPAFVTKDGKPFMSFGVMGGGMQPQGHVQILVNMIDFGMNLQEAGDAPRIRHDGSSQPTGEVMSDGGYVNLESGIDYETIRALRQKGHKVGYSAGGYGGYQAIMWDDLRKVYFGASESRKDGQAAGY, from the coding sequence ATGCGTTTCTACTTCTTGATGTTCCTGACGATGATTTGCGGGAGCATGACCTTACAGGCCCAGGACCGATTGACGGGCCGGAATTTTGCCACACGATCCGAAGTCATTGCCCAACATGGCATGGCAGCCACCAGCCAACCTTTGGCCACGCAGGCTGCTTTGGACATTCTCAAGCAAGGGGGTAGTGCAATTGATGCCGCCATCGCTGCGAATGCTGTACTGGGCTTGGTTGAGCCAACTGGAAATGGCATTGGCGGCGACCTCTTTGCCATCGTCTGGGATGCCGAAAGCCAGCAGCTTCACGGCCTCAATGCTTCCGGCCGTACGCCAGAATCGTTGAAGCTTTCCTACTTCGAAAAGGAAGGCATGACTTCCATTCCCGCTTATGGTCCCCTTCCGGTATCCGTTCCGGGCTGTGTGGACGGCTGGTTTGAGCTTCACAAGAAATTCGGCAAGCTGCCGATGGAGGTGGTACTTTCTCCGGCGATCGATTACGCAAGAAATGGATTTCCGGTCACGGAATTGATCTCCTACTACTGGACGCTCACCGCCAACCGGATGAAAGATCTGCCTAATTTCGCAGATACCTACATGACCAGTGGTCAAGCGCCCCAGAAGGGAGACATTTTCAAGAATCCTCGTCTGGCCTATACCTTGGAATTGATCGCCAAGAAAGGCCGCAAGGCTTTTTATGAAGGGGAGATCGCCAAGAAGATCGACAAGCACATGCAGGAAGTCGGTGGATTTCTCAGTCGGAAGGATCTCAAGAATCACACCTCAGAATGGGTAACCCCCGTCTCCACCAATTATCGCGGATATGATGTCTGGGAGCTTCCTCCGAATGGACAGGGAATTGCCGCCCTCCAAATCCTCAATATCTTGGAGCAGTACGACATCGCGGAGATGGGCTTCGGGTCCGCCGAGTACATTCACACCTTTGTAGAGGCCAAAAAGCTGGCATACGAGGACCGCGCCAAATTCTACGCCGATCCTGCCTTCAATGAAATTCCTGTGGATGAACTCATCTCCAAGCAATATGCACGCGAGCGCAACGCCCTCCTCAACCCCAAACGAGCGGCGAGAAGCGTCCCCGCGGGAAAATTGAAGGATGGCGACACCATCTACCTAACCGTTGCAGACAAAGACGGAAACATGGTTTCGCTGATCCAGAGCAACTTCCGGGGCATGGGTTCTGGGGTGATTCCCGGAGATTTGGGTTTCATGCTTCAGGACCGTGGAGAACTATTCACTCTGGAGGAAGGGCACTTCAACGTCTATGAACCGGGTAAAAGACCTTTCCACACCATCATTCCCGCATTTGTGACCAAGGATGGCAAGCCCTTCATGAGCTTTGGCGTTATGGGAGGCGGCATGCAGCCACAAGGCCATGTACAGATTTTGGTGAATATGATCGATTTTGGCATGAATCTCCAAGAAGCTGGCGATGCTCCTCGGATTCGCCACGATGGAAGCTCACAACCCACTGGGGAAGTCATGAGCGATGGAGGCTACGTCAATCTGGAATCCGGCATTGACTATGAGACGATTCGCGCCCTTCGCCAAAAAGGCCACAAGGTCGGGTATTCCGCGGGAGGATACGGCGGATATCAAGCCATCATGTGGGACGATTTGCGGAAGGTCTATTTCGGCGCATCCGAATCACGAAAGGATGGTCAGGCAGCAGGATATTAG
- a CDS encoding aminotransferase class V-fold PLP-dependent enzyme, which translates to MIQIPLLSQASTFTPEDIQALRDDTPGTRFFRHFNYAGSSFMAASVHQVVQTYQEDELRRGGYETAQLYAAQYEQIYSEIASMIGAQPQEIALAESATIAWYKAFGSFAFEPGDIILTCEAEYGSNFVGFLQAQKLQGIEIQVIPNNEFGELDLDRMAEMISPKVKLIAITHIPTHSGLVNPANEVGKIAQAAGIPYLLDACQSAGQYPLDVREIGCDFLSVTGRKYMRAPRGTGFLYVREAMLEHLTEPPSMDLWSAMWTERDRYEIQTSAKRFENFENNKSNRLGLGAAASYYNQLGRARIWQQVSANAAAIRKGLRDIRGVKVQDTGREQCGIVTFEMEGWHPSEIQEALHRDQIQTSISLPFGARLDMENRGIEAMVRASTHYVNDESDIQALLASVEQLALQQPSSARSQSIH; encoded by the coding sequence ATGATACAGATACCTCTACTTTCACAAGCATCCACATTCACCCCCGAAGATATCCAAGCCCTCCGCGACGATACGCCCGGCACACGGTTCTTTCGGCACTTCAACTATGCTGGCTCCTCCTTCATGGCTGCAAGTGTCCACCAAGTCGTGCAAACGTATCAGGAGGACGAATTGAGGCGTGGGGGATATGAAACGGCGCAATTATATGCCGCGCAATACGAGCAGATCTATTCGGAGATTGCCTCGATGATCGGAGCCCAGCCCCAAGAAATCGCCTTGGCAGAGAGCGCCACCATTGCCTGGTACAAGGCATTTGGTTCATTTGCCTTCGAGCCGGGAGATATCATTTTGACCTGCGAGGCCGAGTACGGCAGCAATTTCGTGGGATTTCTCCAAGCTCAGAAGCTACAGGGCATCGAGATTCAGGTCATTCCCAACAATGAATTCGGAGAGCTTGACCTCGATCGCATGGCAGAGATGATTTCTCCCAAGGTGAAATTGATCGCCATCACCCATATTCCCACCCACTCCGGATTGGTGAATCCCGCCAACGAGGTAGGCAAAATCGCCCAAGCCGCCGGAATTCCCTATTTGCTAGATGCATGCCAATCTGCGGGGCAGTATCCGCTGGATGTCCGCGAGATTGGATGTGATTTTCTTTCGGTGACCGGGCGAAAATACATGCGGGCACCCCGTGGCACGGGATTTCTCTATGTGCGGGAAGCCATGCTCGAGCATCTGACAGAGCCGCCAAGCATGGATCTTTGGTCCGCGATGTGGACCGAGCGGGATCGATATGAAATTCAGACCAGTGCCAAGCGATTTGAGAATTTCGAGAACAACAAATCCAATCGCCTGGGCTTGGGAGCGGCAGCGTCCTACTACAATCAGTTGGGAAGAGCGCGCATCTGGCAGCAGGTTTCCGCCAATGCCGCTGCCATCCGGAAAGGCTTGCGAGATATCCGCGGGGTAAAAGTTCAGGATACAGGTCGGGAACAATGTGGCATTGTGACGTTTGAAATGGAAGGGTGGCATCCATCCGAGATTCAGGAGGCGCTCCACAGGGACCAAATCCAGACCTCCATTTCCCTTCCCTTTGGCGCCCGACTGGATATGGAAAACCGCGGCATCGAAGCCATGGTCCGGGCATCCACCCACTATGTCAATGACGAGTCCGACATTCAGGCCCTCTTGGCTTCAGTCGAGCAACTCGCACTTCAACAACCTAGCAGTGCCCGTTCGCAATCGATCCATTGA
- a CDS encoding mechanosensitive ion channel family protein — protein sequence METFLSWVNQAVAAVFEWAPKLVGALIVLAIGWWAINAITRITKNAMQRSKLDRDVIPFLSSIVNVGLKVLLFISVAGMIGIETTSFIALLGMAGLAIGLALQGTLGHFASGVMVLLFKPYRVGDLVDIHGNVGSVEEIQVFHTIIRTLDNKRVIIPNGTATSDIMTNLSTHKYLRVDLEAAMPYEEDFDKIQQIIKSALASTTGVLKDPAPTVEILGFGENNVKLAIRPYAMVDEYWNVYFNSYKNVKAALGANHVQVAYPRRNISVLRGNSSSSTTVAAKPGAARKNNDDKGAASASGSSSIH from the coding sequence ATGGAAACCTTTCTCTCCTGGGTCAATCAAGCCGTAGCCGCCGTATTCGAGTGGGCCCCGAAATTGGTTGGAGCCCTGATTGTACTCGCCATCGGCTGGTGGGCCATCAACGCCATCACCCGCATCACGAAAAATGCCATGCAGCGATCCAAGCTAGATCGCGACGTTATCCCTTTCCTATCCTCCATCGTCAATGTCGGTCTGAAAGTCCTGCTCTTCATCAGTGTAGCGGGCATGATCGGCATCGAGACGACCTCCTTCATTGCCCTGCTCGGTATGGCAGGTTTGGCCATCGGCCTAGCCCTTCAGGGTACACTGGGGCACTTCGCATCTGGGGTCATGGTCCTGCTATTCAAGCCTTACCGCGTGGGAGACCTCGTCGATATTCACGGCAATGTCGGTTCTGTCGAAGAGATTCAAGTCTTTCACACCATCATTCGCACCTTGGACAACAAGCGGGTGATCATCCCCAACGGTACCGCCACCAGCGATATCATGACCAACCTGTCTACCCACAAATACCTGCGGGTAGATCTGGAAGCAGCCATGCCTTACGAGGAAGATTTTGACAAGATTCAGCAGATCATCAAGTCTGCCCTGGCCTCCACTACGGGCGTTTTGAAAGATCCCGCCCCTACGGTGGAGATTCTCGGATTTGGGGAAAACAATGTCAAGTTGGCCATCCGTCCCTACGCCATGGTCGATGAATATTGGAACGTCTACTTCAATTCCTATAAAAATGTGAAGGCCGCCTTGGGCGCCAACCATGTTCAAGTGGCCTACCCACGCCGCAATATCTCCGTGCTTCGCGGCAATTCCAGCAGCAGCACGACGGTAGCCGCCAAACCCGGCGCCGCCCGCAAAAACAACGACGATAAAGGAGCCGCCTCCGCCAGCGGAAGCAGCTCGATCCATTAA
- a CDS encoding AAA family ATPase, producing the protein MTQITSQTQPDFSLVSSLQAVLDDIKSAFVGKDEIVDLMGVCLVGRENLFLLGPPGTAKSALVRALSERLNGQSFEYLLTRFTEPNELFGPFDIRKLREGELVTNTAGMLPEATLVFLDELLNANSAILNSLLMVLNERIFVRGQERKKLPVLMTVGASNHLPEDDALKALFDRFLLRVRCDNVDPTELRQVLQAGWQLEHRNLEQSPEIFADQVRQLQAWIPRVDLSPILDAYLQLVQQLRNVGIPVSDRRAVKLQRMIAASALLCHRLEAEISDLWVLRYIWETEDQIEVVNSIVQSTLSAIPSSDTAHPRSHRVTVPDPDQLYAEIMEIQQAWESPETDAGTKSLLKDRLRHVGNRAEWITNSTQRAYLQDPIDQLWNQILAEG; encoded by the coding sequence ATGACCCAGATTACCTCCCAGACCCAACCTGACTTTTCGCTGGTCTCCTCCCTTCAGGCAGTGCTTGACGATATCAAATCCGCTTTCGTAGGCAAAGACGAAATCGTGGACCTGATGGGAGTATGCTTGGTGGGTCGAGAGAATCTTTTCCTCCTAGGCCCTCCCGGCACCGCCAAATCAGCCCTGGTACGGGCACTTTCCGAGCGACTCAACGGACAATCCTTTGAATATCTCCTGACTAGATTTACGGAGCCCAACGAGCTGTTTGGACCTTTTGATATCCGCAAACTCAGAGAGGGCGAGCTAGTCACCAATACTGCGGGCATGCTCCCAGAGGCGACTCTTGTATTCCTCGATGAGCTCTTGAATGCCAATAGCGCCATTCTGAATAGCTTATTGATGGTCCTCAATGAACGGATATTTGTCCGGGGTCAGGAACGCAAAAAGCTACCGGTCCTCATGACCGTCGGGGCGAGTAACCATCTGCCTGAAGACGATGCATTGAAAGCCTTGTTTGACCGATTCCTGCTGCGCGTTCGATGTGACAATGTAGACCCGACCGAGCTTCGCCAAGTGCTACAGGCAGGCTGGCAATTGGAGCATCGCAATCTGGAGCAATCCCCAGAAATATTTGCGGATCAAGTCCGACAGCTCCAAGCATGGATTCCCCGTGTAGACCTCTCCCCAATTTTGGATGCCTATCTTCAGCTAGTCCAACAACTGAGGAATGTCGGGATTCCCGTATCGGATCGACGTGCCGTGAAACTACAACGCATGATCGCTGCGAGCGCCTTGCTGTGCCACCGGTTGGAAGCCGAAATCTCCGACCTGTGGGTTCTGCGGTACATCTGGGAGACTGAAGACCAAATAGAAGTCGTCAACTCGATTGTCCAATCCACCCTATCTGCTATTCCTTCATCAGACACGGCCCATCCTCGGTCTCATCGAGTAACCGTACCAGATCCAGATCAACTCTACGCGGAGATTATGGAAATCCAACAGGCTTGGGAATCTCCCGAGACGGACGCCGGCACCAAAAGTCTCTTGAAAGATCGTTTGAGACATGTAGGTAATCGCGCTGAATGGATCACCAATTCCACTCAACGCGCCTATCTCCAAGATCCGATCGATCAGTTGTGGAACCAAATCTTGGCTGAAGGATGA
- a CDS encoding class I SAM-dependent methyltransferase: MSSRRKLVPFDPFAFEEAAKQGQSYSMKDTFNQIFESHHWTGSESKSGAGSGVDQTAQLKQDLPPLLAKLQVKTLLDAPCGDAGWIRSLALPIEQYTGMDIVAPLIEKLQGEAQSNETFQLGDLTQDVLPQVDLVFCRDCWVHFSFADIWRAVSNLKQSDSTWLLTTHFPDTSANEDIVTGDWRTLNLCEAPFSFPRPTQILIEGCTEGDGQFADKSLGLWRISDLPSGPQSS; this comes from the coding sequence ATGAGCAGCAGACGTAAACTTGTCCCCTTCGATCCATTTGCCTTCGAGGAGGCCGCCAAACAGGGCCAATCCTATTCCATGAAGGATACCTTCAACCAGATTTTCGAATCCCATCACTGGACTGGAAGCGAATCTAAATCCGGCGCGGGATCAGGCGTGGACCAGACCGCTCAACTCAAACAAGATCTCCCCCCATTGCTGGCAAAGCTTCAAGTGAAAACGTTGCTAGATGCTCCCTGCGGCGATGCAGGTTGGATTCGCTCACTGGCCCTTCCCATCGAGCAATATACAGGCATGGACATCGTAGCTCCGCTCATCGAAAAATTGCAGGGGGAGGCCCAATCGAACGAAACTTTCCAGCTAGGCGATCTCACACAAGATGTGCTCCCTCAAGTAGATCTGGTCTTTTGCCGAGATTGTTGGGTGCATTTTTCCTTTGCAGACATTTGGCGGGCCGTATCCAACCTCAAGCAATCCGACAGTACGTGGCTGCTGACTACGCATTTTCCAGACACCTCTGCCAACGAAGACATTGTAACCGGGGATTGGCGCACCCTCAATCTCTGCGAAGCGCCTTTCTCATTCCCCCGACCCACTCAGATACTTATCGAAGGATGTACGGAGGGCGATGGTCAATTTGCAGATAAATCCCTCGGGCTTTGGCGCATCTCTGACCTTCCTTCTGGCCCTCAATCCTCCTGA
- a CDS encoding DUF2490 domain-containing protein, with amino-acid sequence MKGILLCGILLFSSSVLAQNREVFGGIFPEAAVTVKFAKFYSSTFKIESIHQLVVDRDAERPNWRYQHESTEFQFFVGYKVSPLSDFSVAYIFAVDGDGPNTHGLTEQLGVVQLLPYFKLGHRFRFDQTFFPKGEGPARLRVRYRLAMDLPLEGLEIDPNEFFLLVSDEVLVDWRDGRSDLENRFVAQLGYKFDKWGKLQGGLDYRIDRLFETGLRQRFWLKFSYFVTLK; translated from the coding sequence ATGAAAGGAATTCTGCTGTGTGGCATCCTGCTCTTTTCGTCCTCGGTGCTTGCCCAGAACCGTGAGGTTTTTGGGGGAATTTTCCCTGAAGCGGCCGTTACGGTCAAATTCGCCAAGTTCTACAGTTCGACATTCAAGATCGAGTCCATCCATCAATTGGTGGTGGATCGTGATGCGGAACGTCCCAATTGGCGGTATCAGCACGAATCGACAGAATTTCAATTTTTTGTGGGATACAAAGTCAGCCCATTGTCGGACTTTTCGGTGGCTTACATTTTTGCTGTGGACGGGGATGGTCCCAACACCCACGGACTCACGGAGCAGCTGGGCGTGGTGCAGTTATTGCCCTATTTCAAGCTCGGCCATCGATTTCGGTTCGACCAGACCTTTTTTCCGAAGGGAGAAGGGCCAGCGCGGCTCCGAGTGCGATACAGACTGGCGATGGATCTCCCTTTGGAGGGCCTGGAGATCGATCCCAATGAGTTCTTCCTTCTAGTCTCCGACGAAGTCTTGGTGGATTGGCGGGATGGACGTTCCGATCTTGAGAACCGATTTGTGGCCCAGCTCGGCTACAAATTTGACAAGTGGGGCAAGCTCCAAGGCGGGTTGGATTATCGGATTGATCGGCTGTTTGAGACCGGACTACGCCAGCGATTTTGGCTCAAGTTCAGCTATTTTGTCACCCTGAAATGA
- a CDS encoding DUF6962 family protein — protein sequence MEFVLTETTIGGLRILEPVTSLTDLITALVCFFAYFSLRKLHRTEAVHKYFTYYFLFMGVTTMVAATVGHAFLYAFGFSYKMIGWTFSSIGIFCIQAHSIISLKPYVSQGFFRGLWVFIILQWVAFMSTIITLTLVMGSEKGFEFVQMNSALGLSLFTLPIQAWLYLKERNPARGMVALAIILGIIPAIVYRSEFTIHAYLNYHDISHLLMATIMFTLYRAAYGLQQSSNDDTRYLSLG from the coding sequence ATGGAGTTCGTGCTCACGGAAACCACGATCGGTGGATTGAGAATACTGGAACCCGTAACCTCGCTTACCGACCTCATCACCGCCCTTGTTTGCTTCTTCGCCTATTTCTCTCTCAGGAAATTGCATCGTACAGAAGCCGTCCATAAATATTTCACCTATTACTTCCTCTTCATGGGAGTCACTACGATGGTTGCCGCCACCGTGGGACATGCGTTTCTTTACGCATTTGGCTTTTCCTACAAGATGATAGGATGGACTTTCAGCTCGATCGGCATTTTTTGCATTCAGGCTCACTCGATTATCAGTTTGAAACCATACGTTTCTCAGGGATTTTTCCGGGGGCTGTGGGTTTTTATCATCCTTCAATGGGTGGCATTCATGTCCACCATCATCACCTTGACCCTCGTGATGGGAAGTGAAAAAGGATTCGAGTTTGTCCAGATGAATTCTGCTTTGGGCCTCTCATTGTTTACCTTGCCCATTCAGGCTTGGCTCTATTTGAAGGAGCGCAACCCGGCAAGAGGCATGGTGGCATTGGCGATCATTCTGGGGATTATCCCGGCGATTGTCTACCGCTCAGAGTTTACGATTCACGCTTATTTGAACTATCATGACATAAGTCATTTGTTGATGGCCACGATCATGTTTACCCTGTATCGGGCAGCTTACGGGCTACAACAATCTTCAAATGATGATACAAGATATTTGTCATTGGGGTGA
- a CDS encoding endonuclease/exonuclease/phosphatase family protein, whose translation MNRLWERIWLLIRMTVCIMAGVTLLGLLGGNWSIWLELMTHFKLHMAAVACLTLFASWTRKSHVWMAVSGFLVVVNFADVWPIYPQPAPPPPSEQEISLIALNVLKPNKLHQRASDYLLKEDPDILILTELTHVWCEGIEELRDHYPHEVWFPQHGFFGVAILSKYPVVDWKHLELVDHTVTTLQADIDLGGDTVRVYGVHPPAPPRYQEMLWRDAHFVAFGELIPQSPYPVLMAGDLNSTSYSPKFKQLLKSTGLVDSRRGIGVQPSWPGKLAFMGITLDHCLHDPSITIRDRGVGPPVGSDHLPLKIRFSMPKTE comes from the coding sequence ATGAATCGATTGTGGGAGCGCATTTGGCTCCTCATCCGTATGACTGTCTGCATCATGGCAGGCGTCACCTTGCTAGGCTTATTGGGTGGAAATTGGAGCATCTGGCTCGAATTGATGACCCACTTCAAATTACACATGGCCGCTGTTGCCTGCTTGACCCTATTTGCAAGTTGGACCCGAAAATCTCACGTCTGGATGGCGGTATCGGGATTCCTGGTCGTGGTCAACTTTGCGGATGTCTGGCCGATTTATCCGCAGCCGGCTCCTCCCCCTCCTTCCGAACAGGAAATCTCCCTCATCGCACTCAATGTCCTCAAGCCCAACAAACTCCACCAACGAGCATCAGATTACCTGTTGAAGGAAGATCCGGATATTCTGATCTTGACGGAATTGACCCATGTATGGTGCGAAGGGATTGAAGAGCTCCGAGATCACTATCCACATGAAGTTTGGTTCCCCCAACATGGATTCTTCGGAGTGGCTATCCTGTCCAAATATCCGGTTGTGGATTGGAAACATCTGGAACTCGTCGATCATACGGTCACGACGCTACAGGCTGATATTGACCTCGGCGGAGATACGGTTCGGGTCTATGGCGTCCATCCCCCAGCGCCTCCACGTTATCAGGAGATGCTTTGGCGGGATGCCCATTTTGTGGCCTTTGGCGAATTGATTCCCCAATCCCCGTACCCAGTCCTCATGGCCGGAGATTTGAACTCCACCTCCTACTCTCCCAAATTCAAGCAGCTTCTGAAGTCAACTGGGTTGGTGGATTCGAGACGAGGAATCGGCGTACAACCCTCTTGGCCGGGCAAGCTCGCCTTCATGGGGATCACGTTGGATCATTGTCTCCACGATCCGAGCATCACGATTCGGGATCGAGGAGTTGGGCCTCCGGTTGGATCGGACCATCTACCACTCAAGATCCGTTTCAGCATGCCCAAGACCGAGTAG